In Levilactobacillus brevis, the genomic window AGGGGCGGTCAAACGATTAAGGGCCGCGTGCTCACCTCATTCGCAGGTGGGGACGCGGCCTTTGCTTATATCTTCCGCAGCTTGGTTGGGAGCTGGACGCCTTGCCGTTCGCGGAATCTAGGCTGGATCGCTGGGGAAGGACGGTCCAAGCCATAGGGCGGTCTCGGACCTTGCTTTGAGCCGGGAACCCGTCGTCTCAAAGTCACCGATTTTGTGGCAAAACTCACCACGAAATCCCCCGGCTGAGCCTAGATTCCGCTTCACTCTCGGCTACGATGGTCAACGGTCAACAAAAATGAGCTCAAGGCCGATACCAGTTGCTTCAGCAGTTGAGTAGTGGGTCGACCCCCGAACTTTAAAAATCCCAATCATTTTCAGTGACAATGCTTGATAACGACGAGACTTGCACTGCTATTATTGTTGTAGCAACGATTAACTATTGTTCATGGCAGGTATTCTGTGTAGCCGTGAGTGAGTCAAATTTGGCGAACGGCAAGGCGACTAGCTCTGCAGTTTACAGCAAAAAAGCCCGGTCGATTGTAAATAGGCAATCGGCCGGGCCTTTCGTAAGACGTGATTTAGTTCAGATATTGGTTAAAGAAGGTAGCCAACTTGTCAAATGGAATCAGATCACGGTTGACGCCACCGTCATACAGGTCGGTATGCACGGCGCCAGGAATCGTCATGAATTCCTTGTTGTCGGTGTACTTGGAGTTGGTCGTCATCTTCTTGTATTCATCCTTACTAAAGTAGTAGGAGTGCGCCTTGTCCCCGTGGACCATCAGAACAGCACTGCGAATTTCGTTGGTGTACTGGTTGATTGGCTGGTTGACGAAGAACATTGTCCCCGTGACGTTCCACCCCTCATTGGAGTTGACGGAACGGGCATGGTAACCGCGATCAGTCTTGTAGTAAGCATTGTAATCGCGGATGAATTGGGGCGCATCGGCGGGGACGGGATCGACCACGCCCCCGGCCCGCTTGTAAGCCCCGCTTTGGTAATCGGCCGTCCGTTGCTGATTGAGGCTGACCTTCAGTTGATGCCGGTCTTCTTCGTTATCGTTGTCATCGAAGTAGCCGTTGGCGTTGACCCGGCTCATGTTGTACATGGTCATGGTTGCGGTGGCCTTCACCCGAGTGTCGAGCGAAGCGGCGTTTAAGGCCATACCGCCCATCCCACAGATACCAATCATCCCTAGTTTGTCGGGATCGACGTTGGGTTGTGTGGCGAGAAAATCAATGGCGGCCTGGAAGTCTTCGGTGTTAATGTCAGGAGAGGCCATGAACCGGGCTTGACCACCACTTTCACCCGTAAATGAGGGGTCAAAGGCAATCGTCAAGAAGCCGCGTTCGGCCATCGTTTGGGCGTAGATACCGGAAGATTGTTCCTTGACGGCACCAAAGGGTCCACTGACCGCGATGGCAGGCAGTTTGCCGGTGGCGTTCTTAGGGGTGTACATGTCGGCGGCTAAGGTAATGCCGTAGCGGTTGTGGAAGGTGACCTTTTGGTGGTCAACTTGGTCACTCTTGGGAAAAGTCTTGTCCCAGTCGGTAGTAAGCGTTAATTTTTCGTTTGTCATTTATCTGACTCCCTTTTCTTTAGTTGGCAGGCAAGAAAGTCCAAACAGTCAATTTGTGATTCGGTCTGGCGCAGTTCTTGTAGGAGATGCTGACGATGTTGCTGTAAGAGTAACTGTGAGTGGGGATGATCACCGGCGTTGAAACTGACTAAAAACTTTTGCGTCAGGCGCGCGTCACATCCTGCATCGGCAAGGTTCTGTTGAATAAGTCCTAATTTGTCATTTACATTAACCATGGCTTGTCCTTCCTTTGCTGTGAGTACAGTTTACCTGCAACCACCAATTATGTATAATACTTAATGAAGATA contains:
- a CDS encoding alpha/beta hydrolase, producing the protein MTNEKLTLTTDWDKTFPKSDQVDHQKVTFHNRYGITLAADMYTPKNATGKLPAIAVSGPFGAVKEQSSGIYAQTMAERGFLTIAFDPSFTGESGGQARFMASPDINTEDFQAAIDFLATQPNVDPDKLGMIGICGMGGMALNAASLDTRVKATATMTMYNMSRVNANGYFDDNDNEEDRHQLKVSLNQQRTADYQSGAYKRAGGVVDPVPADAPQFIRDYNAYYKTDRGYHARSVNSNEGWNVTGTMFFVNQPINQYTNEIRSAVLMVHGDKAHSYYFSKDEYKKMTTNSKYTDNKEFMTIPGAVHTDLYDGGVNRDLIPFDKLATFFNQYLN